From a single Stackebrandtia endophytica genomic region:
- a CDS encoding A/G-specific adenine glycosylase, with product MDDWLTSRLLDWFEESKRDLPWRAEGTTAWGVLVSEVMSQQTPVARVAPIWQEWLGRWPDPASFAAATQADVLRAWGRLGYPRRALRLHECAAAVVERHGGEVPADITDLEALPGIGTYTAAAVAVFHYRRRHAVVDTNVRRVVARFVAGEPDAGTATTAADLRAAAALLPPDPTVAAEHSIALMELGAMICTARKPDCAVCPLRERCRFKESGAVLPEGPSRKRQRYHGTTRYVRGQIMAVLRESSGPVPRVVIDGVWHEAPRREAALSGLISDGLVEALPNNHFTLPT from the coding sequence ATGGATGACTGGCTTACCTCCCGGCTGCTCGACTGGTTCGAGGAATCGAAACGTGACCTGCCCTGGCGTGCCGAGGGCACCACCGCCTGGGGTGTACTCGTCAGCGAGGTGATGTCCCAGCAGACCCCGGTGGCCCGGGTAGCCCCGATCTGGCAGGAATGGCTGGGGCGCTGGCCCGATCCCGCGTCATTCGCCGCCGCGACCCAGGCCGACGTGTTGCGTGCCTGGGGCCGCCTCGGATACCCGCGCCGCGCGTTGCGACTACACGAATGCGCCGCAGCCGTCGTCGAACGCCACGGCGGTGAGGTGCCCGCCGACATCACCGACCTGGAGGCCCTGCCCGGCATCGGAACCTACACCGCCGCAGCGGTAGCGGTGTTCCACTATCGACGACGCCACGCGGTGGTCGACACCAACGTCCGTCGCGTCGTGGCGCGGTTCGTGGCGGGAGAACCCGATGCGGGAACCGCCACGACCGCCGCCGACCTGCGGGCCGCCGCCGCATTGCTACCGCCCGACCCGACGGTCGCGGCCGAACACTCCATCGCGTTGATGGAGTTGGGCGCGATGATCTGCACCGCCCGTAAACCCGACTGCGCGGTGTGCCCGTTGCGGGAACGGTGCCGCTTCAAGGAATCCGGTGCGGTTCTACCCGAGGGGCCGAGCCGGAAACGGCAGCGATACCACGGAACCACCCGGTACGTGCGAGGACAAATCATGGCGGTGCTGCGGGAATCGAGCGGCCCGGTGCCCCGCGTGGTGATCGACGGCGTCTGGCACGAGGCGCCCCGCCGAGAGGCCGCGCTCAGCGGTTTGATCTCCGACGGACTGGTTGAAGCCCTGCCCAACAACCACTTCACCCTCCCCACCTGA
- a CDS encoding DUF4253 domain-containing protein codes for MGILQKLLGRRGDEPAKESHAEREPNQPEGTPLDPPTGDRPSSSVLGDAAPLPEETRAVQPESSLPDASSPPAPNSSETVAPSDGEPRESTIASTVSDQTTPAASDTETAQVTQDNYFVPERPRRELLTLEPPPPPEDGLRTGNTAALPLDVAGSPRAALRDAGITVPHMQKIVQRGDVQLWAFGVRASEALGWWLQARQVHDKTGWLPVLLGSADDWLDNGESVLHEGEDELSRLGELDAGSLLADKAAEAGEPPRGVPILPTRGDSDFAVPKTDGLLGLVQADYGWQIPALLPWKGSTNWELYGAEHAAVLRSWHERYEVELVSMTWDILELYVPNPPTADEDVLTAASEVHAYCPDLLAAGVPTLDDLAVHMIRSRAWYFRWT; via the coding sequence GTGGGAATCCTGCAGAAGCTTCTCGGGCGGCGTGGCGACGAGCCCGCCAAGGAGAGCCACGCCGAGCGCGAACCCAACCAGCCCGAAGGCACCCCCCTCGATCCGCCCACGGGGGACCGACCCTCAAGCTCGGTGCTGGGTGACGCGGCACCGCTGCCGGAGGAAACTCGTGCGGTGCAACCGGAGTCATCCCTGCCCGATGCCTCGTCACCGCCTGCCCCGAACTCGTCGGAGACCGTCGCCCCATCCGACGGCGAGCCGCGCGAGTCCACTATAGCGTCCACTGTATCCGATCAAACCACCCCCGCCGCTTCCGATACCGAGACCGCCCAGGTGACCCAAGACAACTACTTCGTTCCCGAACGTCCCCGGCGAGAACTGTTGACCCTCGAACCGCCTCCCCCACCGGAGGACGGCCTGCGTACGGGCAACACCGCCGCGCTCCCCCTGGACGTCGCCGGGTCCCCACGTGCCGCCCTGCGCGACGCCGGAATCACCGTCCCCCACATGCAGAAGATCGTGCAACGCGGCGACGTCCAGCTGTGGGCGTTCGGAGTCCGCGCCAGCGAAGCACTCGGCTGGTGGCTGCAAGCCCGACAAGTCCACGACAAGACCGGCTGGCTGCCGGTACTGCTGGGGTCGGCCGACGACTGGCTCGACAACGGCGAAAGCGTCCTGCACGAAGGCGAGGACGAGCTGTCCCGCCTCGGCGAACTGGACGCGGGCTCGCTGTTGGCCGACAAGGCCGCCGAAGCCGGGGAACCACCGCGCGGCGTCCCGATCCTGCCCACCCGGGGCGACTCCGACTTCGCCGTCCCGAAGACCGACGGCCTCCTGGGCCTGGTCCAGGCCGATTACGGCTGGCAGATCCCGGCACTGCTGCCATGGAAGGGATCCACCAACTGGGAGCTCTACGGCGCCGAACACGCCGCGGTGCTGCGGTCCTGGCACGAACGCTACGAGGTGGAACTGGTCTCGATGACCTGGGACATCCTGGAGCTGTACGTCCCCAACCCGCCAACCGCCGACGAGGACGTGTTGACCGCCGCCTCGGAGGTCCACGCCTACTGTCCCGACCTCCTGGCCGCCGGAGTCCCCACACTGGACGACCTGGCGGTCCACATGATCCGGTCGAGGGCCTGGTACTTCCGCTGGACCTAA
- a CDS encoding beta-propeller domain-containing protein — translation MKRLTFVVAGVVLGSMLTGCADTESSSTASSDTRLTGALTSFETCDEAVAELRERATAHTPMVTADTTMEATAADAPGIAKSSDTYSTTNVQEAGVDEPDLVKTDGKRIVTVVDGTVKVTDAATREPIGEVPLETGTFGLSQLLLHDGRALVMAGLGEWGPDAGGTRILLVDVVNLTVLNDFEIEGYYVDARAVDGLARLVVRSMPRFETFAEPAEDSQDRADRIAKAPVDDWLPDYRLDGDSGQIECGSLARPREYSGTSLLTLLTFDMAAGLDSGSPITIAADGDTVYGTADALYVANDRREFSTWNIGGSTDTEIYRFNLATESTPVFHGSGVVPGYLLNKYSLSEWNGHLRVATTTWADGQPPGTAEAEPPVSSSSVYVLAVDEDGLTEVGRIEGLGLGERIYSVRYVGDTGYVVTFREVDPLYVLDLSDPTNPAMTGELKITGYSSYLHPLAPGRLLGLGQEASDSGVALGTQVSLFDVTDPAVPDRLDQYHVPGAYSTAESDPYGFLYWEAESIVAIPLGGTALVLTVTDSTVSHRATVTQSAGEVERSLVIDDTLWTVSYSGLQANSMSDFASQAWIPFD, via the coding sequence ATGAAGAGATTGACATTCGTTGTGGCGGGTGTGGTGCTCGGTTCGATGCTGACCGGATGCGCCGACACCGAGTCGTCGTCGACGGCGTCGTCCGACACCCGGCTGACGGGGGCGTTGACCTCGTTCGAGACCTGCGACGAGGCGGTGGCCGAGCTGCGGGAGCGCGCCACCGCCCACACCCCGATGGTCACCGCCGACACCACCATGGAGGCCACCGCGGCCGATGCGCCCGGGATCGCCAAGAGCTCCGACACCTACTCCACGACCAACGTGCAGGAGGCCGGCGTCGACGAGCCCGACCTGGTCAAGACCGACGGAAAGCGCATCGTGACCGTCGTCGACGGCACCGTCAAGGTCACCGACGCCGCGACGCGGGAGCCGATCGGGGAGGTTCCGCTGGAAACCGGCACGTTCGGATTGTCACAGTTGCTGTTGCACGACGGTCGTGCCCTGGTCATGGCCGGTTTGGGCGAGTGGGGGCCCGATGCCGGGGGTACCCGGATCCTGCTGGTCGACGTGGTGAACCTGACGGTGCTCAACGATTTCGAGATCGAGGGCTACTATGTGGACGCCCGCGCCGTCGACGGGTTGGCCCGGTTGGTCGTCCGCTCGATGCCGCGGTTCGAGACCTTTGCCGAACCGGCTGAGGATTCTCAAGACCGGGCCGACCGGATCGCCAAGGCCCCGGTGGACGACTGGCTGCCCGACTACCGGCTCGACGGTGACAGTGGACAGATCGAGTGCGGTTCGCTGGCCCGACCGCGCGAGTACTCCGGCACCTCGTTGCTGACCCTGTTGACCTTCGACATGGCCGCCGGCTTGGACTCCGGCAGCCCGATCACGATCGCCGCCGACGGTGACACCGTCTACGGCACCGCCGACGCGCTGTATGTGGCCAATGATCGGCGGGAGTTCTCCACCTGGAACATCGGTGGTTCCACCGACACCGAGATCTACCGGTTCAACCTGGCCACCGAATCCACGCCGGTGTTCCACGGTTCCGGAGTCGTGCCCGGCTATCTGTTGAACAAGTACTCACTGTCCGAATGGAACGGTCATCTGCGGGTCGCCACCACCACCTGGGCCGACGGGCAACCGCCGGGCACCGCGGAGGCGGAGCCACCCGTGTCGTCCAGCTCGGTCTACGTGCTGGCCGTCGACGAGGACGGTTTGACCGAGGTGGGACGTATCGAAGGTCTGGGGTTGGGGGAGCGCATCTACTCCGTCAGGTACGTCGGCGACACCGGATACGTCGTGACGTTTCGGGAGGTCGATCCACTGTATGTACTGGACCTGTCCGACCCGACCAACCCCGCCATGACCGGGGAACTGAAGATCACCGGCTACTCGTCGTACCTGCATCCCCTGGCACCCGGTCGACTGCTGGGACTGGGGCAGGAGGCCAGTGACTCCGGTGTCGCGTTGGGGACCCAGGTGTCGCTGTTCGACGTGACCGACCCGGCGGTGCCGGACCGCCTCGACCAGTATCACGTGCCTGGTGCCTACTCCACGGCCGAATCCGATCCGTACGGTTTCCTGTACTGGGAGGCGGAGTCGATCGTGGCCATACCGTTGGGCGGTACCGCGTTGGTACTGACCGTCACTGACTCCACTGTGTCTCATCGGGCCACCGTCACGCAGTCGGCGGGTGAGGTGGAGCGCAGCCTGGTCATCGACGATACGTTGTGGACGGTGTCCTATTCCGGCCTTCAGGCGAACTCCATGAGCGACTTCGCGTCGCAGGCGTGGATTCCGTTCGACTGA
- a CDS encoding RlpA-like double-psi beta-barrel domain-containing protein, translating into MAALTCEGSWFCCGNSWGPCGTTGTGACGTCHSANMQHAWPNASQACWDITRPDLCGINLARRTCGHRHTTTNRCNGSSVTTSIADCGPRTKSFCGERSCCGSVCESNRAMDLTPAAYSRIANLSTGLIPVQVT; encoded by the coding sequence ATGGCAGCTCTTACCTGCGAGGGATCCTGGTTTTGCTGTGGCAATTCCTGGGGCCCTTGTGGAACAACAGGGACAGGAGCCTGCGGCACCTGTCATTCCGCCAACATGCAACACGCCTGGCCGAACGCGTCCCAAGCCTGTTGGGACATCACCCGGCCGGACCTGTGCGGGATCAACCTCGCACGCCGCACCTGCGGCCACCGCCACACCACCACCAACCGCTGCAACGGCAGCAGTGTCACCACGTCCATAGCCGACTGCGGGCCGCGCACCAAGTCGTTCTGCGGGGAGCGTTCCTGCTGCGGCTCGGTATGTGAAAGCAACCGTGCCATGGACCTGACCCCCGCCGCCTACAGCCGAATCGCCAACCTCAGCACCGGGCTCATCCCGGTCCAGGTCACCTGA
- a CDS encoding MauE/DoxX family redox-associated membrane protein: MQAPLVGVVLLWSASVKLFTRRGRLRSQTTALSKLLGEQRAALAYRGLGGIEALLGLALLTPPLWWPKPAAVIVMAIGFAGYLTYARIHAPESSCGCMSATHVPISWRGYSRAGWLLAAGILGLFANQFWFTALTGEPVVLAAVMVGEAVLFIALSPEFDGAWLVPLRRLRVAVTDPLGGDNDSIPLDATVTRLHHSDLYRHVAPALRTDVHEHWDEDEYRFITYGAEYDGSKATAVFAVPLRSDAPEPIRVALVNEETGETLIQLDHAPEEAETPEWALSRGSTPAGSTVG, translated from the coding sequence GTGCAAGCGCCCCTCGTCGGTGTCGTCTTGCTGTGGTCGGCGTCGGTGAAACTGTTCACGCGCCGTGGCCGCCTTCGCTCCCAGACCACCGCACTGTCCAAACTGCTCGGAGAGCAGCGCGCCGCCCTCGCCTATCGCGGGCTCGGCGGCATCGAGGCACTGCTGGGTCTGGCGCTGTTGACTCCTCCACTATGGTGGCCCAAGCCCGCGGCCGTCATCGTCATGGCCATCGGTTTCGCCGGATACCTGACCTACGCCCGAATCCATGCCCCCGAATCCTCCTGTGGCTGCATGTCGGCCACCCACGTGCCCATCTCCTGGCGCGGCTACAGCCGAGCCGGTTGGCTGCTCGCCGCCGGAATCCTCGGACTGTTCGCCAACCAGTTCTGGTTTACCGCGCTCACCGGTGAACCGGTCGTCCTCGCCGCCGTCATGGTCGGTGAGGCGGTGCTGTTCATCGCCCTGTCACCGGAGTTCGACGGCGCCTGGCTCGTCCCGCTGCGACGGTTGCGAGTCGCCGTCACCGACCCCCTCGGCGGCGACAACGACTCCATTCCGTTGGACGCCACCGTGACCCGACTGCACCACAGCGACCTGTACCGGCACGTCGCGCCCGCCCTGCGAACCGACGTGCACGAACACTGGGACGAAGACGAGTACCGGTTCATCACCTACGGCGCCGAATACGACGGAAGCAAGGCGACCGCGGTGTTCGCGGTGCCATTGCGTTCCGATGCCCCCGAACCGATCCGCGTGGCGCTGGTCAACGAGGAGACCGGCGAGACCCTGATCCAACTCGACCACGCCCCCGAGGAGGCTGAGACCCCCGAATGGGCGCTGTCCCGGGGTTCGACCCCGGCGGGCAGCACGGTCGGGTAA
- the ddaH gene encoding dimethylargininase, which yields MTARVRNYLLCRPRHFAVEYAINPWMDATTEVDVDRAIAQWETLVTALERLGHTVHTLEPEPGLPDMVFAANGAFSVDGVVYGARFRYPQRQAEAAAHEKWYRAGGWEFITPGEINEGEGDFAYVTGPGLVLAGYGFRTDPRGHAEAAEALGRPVVSLKLTDPRFYHLDTALTVLDDETIAYYPDAFSAGSQTILRRLFPTALLADEADALAFGLNSVSDNRNVVLNAEATGMAEKLLARGYTPVPVDLSELKLGGGSVKCCIAELRKG from the coding sequence ATGACCGCGCGCGTGCGCAATTATCTGCTGTGCCGTCCCCGCCATTTCGCGGTGGAGTACGCCATCAACCCGTGGATGGACGCCACCACGGAGGTGGACGTCGACCGCGCCATCGCGCAATGGGAGACCCTGGTCACCGCCCTGGAACGACTGGGCCATACCGTCCATACCCTGGAACCGGAACCGGGGTTGCCGGACATGGTCTTCGCCGCCAACGGCGCGTTCAGCGTCGACGGCGTCGTCTACGGCGCCCGCTTCCGCTACCCGCAGCGTCAGGCCGAAGCGGCCGCCCACGAGAAGTGGTACCGCGCCGGCGGCTGGGAGTTCATCACCCCCGGCGAGATCAACGAGGGCGAGGGTGACTTCGCCTACGTAACCGGGCCCGGTCTGGTCTTGGCCGGCTACGGATTCCGCACCGACCCACGTGGCCACGCCGAGGCCGCCGAGGCGCTGGGGCGCCCGGTGGTCTCGCTGAAACTCACCGACCCGCGCTTCTACCACCTCGACACCGCGCTGACGGTGCTCGACGACGAGACGATCGCCTACTACCCGGACGCGTTCTCAGCCGGTTCGCAGACCATCCTGCGGCGGCTGTTCCCCACCGCGCTACTGGCCGACGAGGCCGACGCGTTGGCGTTCGGGCTGAACTCCGTCAGCGACAACCGCAACGTGGTGCTCAACGCCGAGGCCACCGGGATGGCCGAGAAGCTTTTGGCGCGCGGCTACACGCCGGTCCCGGTCGACCTGTCGGAGCTGAAACTCGGTGGCGGCAGCGTCAAGTGCTGCATTGCGGAACTGCGTAAGGGCTGA
- a CDS encoding MinD/ParA family ATP-binding protein, whose protein sequence is MPHPHGQPGDPNTEPQPRRSAPAEEATEPHWSPFAPVSSSPADTSAQPPAQPPAQPRDLGGLNPDTQQQPVVPGPPTYVPPNRTPNYGPPATGPRYAAPTPPGGGTVPGHAMPPGPPIPNPGMPPGQPMPGYLPGQTGTQPAVAPQSGPPSNAPASAAPASGAPASGPPGPVSGIPGYAPQYSPAPNLPVPYPDHPGSLEPTSVTADDFAQRRVVPPAKPVATTGVRAALRKSTFGLVSMKPGKREIEVARSTEAVRRNFGGLRQITVVNPKGGAGKTVAVLMLAMMFGQRRGGYVLAWDNNETQGTLGMRAQQDFHQRTVRDLLRDLEHFSGPTGRVGDLSQYVRAQGEAMFDVLASDESATAGEMLTSQAFGDIREVVSRFYKLIVVDTGNNVRAANWQSSMDATDQLVITMSARNDSAETAARMLDHLEQSGRRELVRRAVTVVSMPAHRKDLDLPAVQRHFAARTRAVLLAPYEKLLDSGEPIRYGMLSQATREAWLKIAASVASGL, encoded by the coding sequence GTGCCACACCCGCACGGACAACCCGGTGACCCCAACACCGAGCCGCAGCCGCGTCGCTCCGCCCCCGCCGAGGAAGCCACCGAACCACACTGGTCGCCGTTCGCGCCCGTGTCGAGCAGCCCTGCCGACACCAGCGCCCAACCACCTGCGCAACCACCCGCCCAACCCCGCGACCTCGGCGGCCTGAACCCGGACACCCAGCAACAACCCGTGGTCCCCGGGCCACCCACCTACGTGCCCCCCAACCGGACACCGAACTACGGCCCACCCGCCACCGGACCGCGATACGCCGCACCGACCCCACCCGGCGGCGGCACAGTCCCCGGCCACGCGATGCCGCCCGGCCCACCGATACCCAACCCCGGGATGCCACCGGGACAGCCGATGCCCGGCTACCTCCCAGGACAAACCGGAACACAACCGGCCGTCGCACCCCAGTCCGGACCGCCCTCCAACGCGCCCGCCAGCGCGGCACCGGCCAGCGGCGCCCCCGCCAGCGGCCCACCCGGACCCGTCAGCGGCATCCCCGGCTACGCGCCGCAGTACAGCCCGGCGCCCAACCTCCCGGTGCCCTACCCCGACCACCCCGGATCCCTCGAACCCACCTCCGTCACCGCCGACGACTTCGCACAACGCCGAGTCGTCCCACCGGCCAAACCCGTCGCCACCACCGGAGTCCGCGCCGCCCTGCGCAAATCCACCTTCGGCCTGGTCTCGATGAAACCCGGCAAACGCGAAATCGAGGTCGCCCGCTCAACCGAAGCCGTCCGCCGCAACTTCGGCGGCCTCCGACAGATCACCGTCGTCAACCCCAAGGGCGGCGCCGGCAAGACCGTCGCGGTCCTCATGCTCGCGATGATGTTCGGACAACGCCGCGGCGGATACGTCCTCGCCTGGGACAACAACGAAACCCAGGGCACCCTCGGCATGCGCGCCCAACAGGACTTCCACCAGCGCACCGTCCGTGACCTACTGCGCGACCTCGAACACTTCTCCGGCCCCACCGGGCGAGTCGGCGACCTCTCCCAATACGTCCGCGCCCAAGGCGAGGCCATGTTCGACGTCCTCGCCTCCGACGAATCCGCGACCGCCGGCGAAATGCTGACCTCCCAAGCCTTCGGAGACATCCGCGAAGTCGTCAGCAGGTTCTACAAACTCATCGTCGTCGACACCGGCAACAACGTTCGGGCCGCCAACTGGCAATCCTCGATGGACGCCACCGACCAACTCGTCATCACCATGTCGGCCCGAAACGACTCCGCCGAAACCGCGGCTCGCATGCTCGACCACCTCGAACAGAGCGGCCGACGCGAACTCGTGCGCCGAGCCGTCACCGTCGTCTCCATGCCTGCCCACCGAAAAGACCTCGACCTCCCAGCCGTGCAACGCCACTTCGCGGCCAGGACCCGAGCAGTCCTCCTAGCCCCCTACGAGAAACTCCTCGACTCCGGCGAACCCATCCGGTACGGCATGCTCAGCCAGGCGACCCGAGAGGCGTGGCTGAAGATAGCCGCCTCAGTAGCCTCCGGCCTCTGA
- a CDS encoding DUF885 domain-containing protein, with amino-acid sequence MGRIDEIAEKYLADMLEMSPLGHTRMGIPGRDHEYDDYSPDGFAKRADLDRSVLAEVNTTEATTERERVAKETIQERLTLAVEKHDAGDSASNLSVLFSPAHSLRMAFDMMSPEGADNVANIASRMEKFSDALTGYAQTLRAEASRGNIVARRQITEVATQTDNWTGAKGDDFFTGLISRLRIDGKPVDGQVAERLEAAAGKARAGLGEFGRFLRQELAPLAPEKDAVGREKYARGSRYSLGTEVDLEETYAWGWEELHRIETEMAQVADRIKPGASVDEAIAVLDADPDQVVHDKHEFRDWMQQLAEATIADMADTHFDIPEPIRRIECMIAPTSDGTIYYTGPSEDFSRPGRMWWSVPPEQEKFSKWREVTTVYHEGVPGHHLQIGQTAYRSELLNRYQRTAVMCSGHAEGWALYSERLMDELGYLSEPGNKLGMLDGQAFRATRVIIDIGMHLELEIPEDNPFGFAPGKTWTPELGWEFLTDHCRMDESFLRFELNRYLGWPGQAPSYKVGERIWMAAREEYKQRKGSAFNLKQFHTDALNLGPMGLDPFQAALRRL; translated from the coding sequence ATGGGACGCATTGACGAAATCGCCGAAAAATACCTGGCGGACATGCTTGAGATGAGTCCGCTGGGCCACACCCGGATGGGCATTCCCGGTCGCGACCACGAGTACGACGACTACTCCCCGGACGGGTTCGCGAAGCGGGCCGACCTGGACCGCTCGGTGCTGGCCGAGGTGAACACCACCGAAGCCACCACCGAGCGGGAACGGGTCGCCAAGGAGACCATTCAGGAGCGGCTGACCCTGGCAGTGGAGAAACACGACGCCGGGGACAGTGCCTCCAACCTCAGCGTCCTGTTCAGTCCCGCGCACAGCCTGCGCATGGCGTTCGACATGATGTCGCCCGAGGGTGCCGACAACGTCGCCAACATCGCGTCCCGCATGGAGAAGTTCTCCGACGCCCTGACCGGTTACGCGCAGACACTGCGCGCCGAGGCGTCTCGCGGCAACATCGTCGCCCGTCGCCAGATCACCGAGGTCGCCACCCAGACCGACAACTGGACCGGCGCCAAGGGAGACGACTTCTTCACCGGGTTGATCTCCCGGTTGCGGATCGACGGAAAACCGGTCGACGGTCAGGTGGCGGAGCGCCTGGAGGCCGCCGCCGGTAAGGCCCGCGCCGGCCTGGGCGAATTCGGTCGGTTCCTGCGTCAGGAGCTCGCCCCGCTCGCCCCCGAGAAGGACGCCGTCGGTCGGGAGAAGTATGCCCGCGGTTCGCGGTACTCGCTGGGCACAGAGGTCGACCTTGAGGAGACCTATGCCTGGGGTTGGGAGGAGCTGCATCGCATCGAGACCGAGATGGCGCAGGTCGCCGACCGGATCAAGCCCGGTGCCTCCGTCGACGAGGCCATCGCGGTTCTGGACGCCGACCCCGACCAGGTCGTCCACGACAAGCACGAGTTCCGCGACTGGATGCAGCAACTGGCCGAGGCGACGATCGCCGACATGGCCGACACCCACTTCGACATCCCGGAACCCATCCGCCGCATCGAATGCATGATCGCCCCCACCAGCGACGGAACCATCTACTACACCGGACCGAGCGAGGACTTCTCGCGTCCCGGTCGCATGTGGTGGTCGGTGCCGCCGGAGCAGGAGAAGTTCTCCAAGTGGCGTGAGGTCACCACGGTCTACCACGAGGGCGTCCCCGGACATCATCTCCAGATCGGACAGACGGCGTACCGTTCCGAACTGCTGAACCGATACCAGCGCACCGCCGTCATGTGTTCCGGCCATGCCGAGGGTTGGGCGCTGTATTCGGAGCGCCTCATGGACGAGCTGGGCTACCTGTCGGAGCCGGGCAACAAACTGGGCATGTTGGACGGTCAGGCGTTCCGCGCCACCCGGGTCATCATCGACATCGGCATGCACCTGGAGCTGGAGATCCCGGAGGACAACCCGTTCGGTTTCGCACCCGGGAAGACCTGGACGCCGGAGCTCGGTTGGGAGTTCCTGACGGACCACTGCCGGATGGACGAGAGCTTCCTGCGGTTCGAGTTGAACCGGTACCTCGGTTGGCCCGGCCAGGCACCGTCCTACAAGGTCGGTGAGCGCATCTGGATGGCCGCGCGCGAGGAGTACAAGCAGCGCAAGGGAAGTGCCTTCAACCTCAAGCAGTTCCACACCGACGCGTTGAACCTCGGCCCCATGGGCCTCGACCCGTTCCAGGCGGCCCTGCGGCGCCTGTAG
- a CDS encoding cell wall protein: MAKSFDRRRLLTGAALGAAGVVTGSAFGSFAPEAALAAEPTPGIDPGMPDPNFAEGLIRSISDDTISALGSDGTLWRVRVTSGTSVWKLKPTTFDNVAVGDGMYARGAVLDDGTIAADSVWANIVNLKAHVTSIGEQKLYLDHNDERVIAHVIPGTTAAVYNGTPAISDVSMVKVDSHVQVLGAWLPGTNEIEISTIYAAA, translated from the coding sequence ATGGCCAAATCATTCGACCGCAGACGACTGCTCACCGGCGCCGCCCTCGGTGCCGCCGGTGTCGTCACCGGTTCCGCATTCGGTTCCTTCGCACCGGAGGCGGCCCTGGCCGCCGAACCCACCCCGGGTATCGACCCCGGGATGCCCGACCCGAACTTCGCTGAAGGGCTCATCCGCAGCATCAGCGACGACACCATCAGCGCGCTCGGCTCCGACGGCACCCTCTGGCGGGTGCGGGTCACGTCGGGGACCAGCGTCTGGAAGCTCAAGCCGACCACATTCGACAACGTGGCCGTCGGCGACGGCATGTACGCCCGAGGCGCCGTCCTCGACGACGGAACCATCGCCGCCGACTCGGTATGGGCCAACATCGTCAACCTCAAGGCGCATGTGACGTCCATCGGCGAGCAGAAGCTGTACCTCGACCACAACGACGAACGTGTCATCGCCCACGTCATACCCGGGACCACGGCGGCGGTCTACAACGGCACGCCCGCCATCTCGGACGTGTCGATGGTCAAGGTCGACAGTCACGTCCAAGTGCTGGGGGCCTGGCTTCCCGGTACCAACGAAATCGAGATCTCCACCATCTACGCCGCCGCGTAG
- a CDS encoding SGNH/GDSL hydrolase family protein: MTQRYRGFAALGDSFTEGMNDPGKKGAFRGWADRVAERLAAENDDLTYANLAIRGRLFDQVVDDQVPAALRLRPDLVSFAAGANDAMRPGFNPHRIGTRLHEVVRVLTASGAEVILFTAPSPPPRLPGASLLRSRLISLNEVVRRVANRHSALLVNLWDDVELRDARMWSDDRLHMSPFGHAKVATDVCTVLEVAPDPAWAAQLPPVGRTAWLSRRKEDLRWARGHLAPWVKRRITKTSSGDTVTAKRPTLSRWQEPETS; this comes from the coding sequence ATGACACAGCGGTATCGAGGGTTCGCGGCCTTGGGTGACAGTTTCACCGAGGGCATGAACGACCCTGGCAAGAAGGGCGCGTTTCGCGGTTGGGCGGATCGGGTCGCCGAGCGGCTCGCCGCCGAGAACGACGACCTGACCTACGCGAACCTGGCGATTCGCGGCCGACTGTTCGATCAGGTCGTCGACGATCAGGTTCCCGCCGCGCTGCGGCTGCGTCCCGACCTGGTCAGCTTCGCCGCCGGAGCCAACGACGCGATGCGTCCCGGTTTCAACCCGCACCGGATCGGCACCCGATTGCACGAGGTCGTGCGGGTGTTGACCGCCTCGGGAGCCGAGGTCATCCTGTTCACCGCACCGTCCCCGCCCCCGCGTCTGCCCGGCGCGAGCCTGCTGCGCAGCCGGTTGATCAGCCTCAACGAGGTGGTGCGCCGGGTCGCCAACCGTCATTCGGCCCTCCTGGTGAACCTGTGGGACGACGTCGAACTACGCGATGCTCGAATGTGGAGTGATGACCGCCTGCACATGTCACCGTTCGGGCACGCCAAGGTGGCCACCGACGTGTGCACGGTCCTGGAGGTCGCGCCCGACCCGGCCTGGGCGGCCCAACTGCCACCGGTCGGCCGCACTGCCTGGCTGTCCCGCCGCAAGGAGGACCTGCGGTGGGCACGCGGTCACCTCGCACCGTGGGTGAAACGCCGGATCACTAAGACATCCAGCGGTGACACGGTGACCGCCAAACGCCCGACGCTCTCGCGATGGCAGGAGCCAGAGACCTCGTAA